A window of Armatimonadota bacterium contains these coding sequences:
- a CDS encoding GlsB/YeaQ/YmgE family stress response membrane protein: MGAIVWWIVVGLVAGLLARWIFPGPREPNGIVMTIVLGIVGAVVGGWLFTALGVGAGGFVGSVVVATVGALIVLWLYNLAVRRA; encoded by the coding sequence ATGGGTGCCATTGTGTGGTGGATTGTGGTCGGACTGGTCGCCGGCCTGCTGGCCCGCTGGATCTTTCCGGGCCCTCGTGAGCCCAACGGGATCGTCATGACCATCGTGCTCGGGATCGTCGGGGCGGTGGTCGGTGGCTGGCTGTTCACGGCCCTGGGCGTCGGTGCAGGGGGGTTCGTGGGTTCGGTGGTCGTCGCGACCGTCGGTGCTTTGATCGTGCTCTGGCTGTACAACCTCGCGGTACGGCGGGCCTAG
- a CDS encoding site-2 protease family protein, producing MEPGPAAFHHLEALVRRHFGVQQAWVEDGVPVFAVAAELDLDVRFAALRQDLLPLGALPLLRRSGDRLLLSVVPRAGRIRGNGWVNVALFAATVVTTFLTGYIGSQRFLSVLQQVPDAVIRAGYWPNPLVDGIAFSLGLLGILLVHELGHKAAARAHGIDASWPYFIPFPPVVLGALSIGTMGAVILTKEPAPDRDGLFDLGASGPLAGLVVAIPLLLIGVGRTVVLDLEALRPYLAGLPTFFFPWSVSRLLALRFGDAPDVVFYTDPLTDAAMIGLFVTGINLLPASMLDGGHVVRALLSPRWHRATSYAAVVLLALMGLLPMALLLLVLLSRPHPGPANDVSPPSRSRALIGLLLLVVFVAALPLDNLFLLPRLLLGLLWP from the coding sequence ATGGAACCGGGACCCGCCGCCTTCCACCACCTCGAAGCGCTCGTCCGCCGACACTTCGGCGTCCAGCAGGCCTGGGTAGAAGACGGCGTGCCGGTGTTCGCCGTAGCCGCAGAACTCGACCTCGACGTGCGCTTTGCGGCGCTGCGACAGGATCTGTTGCCCCTGGGCGCGCTGCCGTTGCTGCGCCGTTCGGGCGATCGACTGCTGCTGTCGGTGGTTCCGCGCGCCGGGCGGATCCGCGGCAACGGGTGGGTGAACGTCGCGCTGTTCGCCGCTACGGTCGTCACCACGTTCCTGACCGGCTACATCGGGTCGCAGCGCTTCCTGTCGGTCCTCCAGCAGGTCCCCGATGCGGTGATCCGCGCCGGCTACTGGCCCAACCCCCTCGTCGATGGGATCGCCTTCAGCTTGGGGCTGCTCGGCATCCTCCTCGTTCACGAGCTGGGCCACAAGGCCGCCGCACGCGCCCACGGGATCGACGCCAGCTGGCCGTACTTCATCCCATTCCCCCCGGTGGTGTTGGGGGCGCTGTCCATCGGCACGATGGGCGCGGTGATCCTCACGAAAGAGCCGGCACCCGACCGCGACGGGCTGTTCGACCTGGGTGCGTCCGGGCCCCTGGCGGGGCTGGTCGTCGCGATCCCGTTGCTGCTCATCGGGGTGGGCCGGACGGTCGTGCTGGACCTGGAGGCGCTGCGGCCGTATCTGGCCGGGCTGCCGACGTTCTTCTTCCCGTGGTCGGTGAGCCGGCTGCTCGCGTTGCGGTTCGGTGATGCGCCCGACGTGGTCTTCTACACGGATCCGCTGACCGACGCGGCGATGATCGGATTGTTCGTGACCGGGATCAACCTGCTGCCGGCCAGCATGCTCGACGGCGGGCACGTCGTCCGAGCGCTGCTCAGCCCGCGCTGGCACCGCGCCACGTCGTACGCCGCGGTCGTACTGCTGGCGCTGATGGGGTTGCTGCCGATGGCCCTACTGCTGCTCGTTTTGCTGTCGCGCCCGCATCCCGGGCCAGCCAACGACGTCTCCCCGCCGTCGCGGTCGCGGGCGCTGATCGGTCTGCTGCTCTTGGTCGTCTTCGTGGCCGCGCTGCCGCTGGACAACCTCTTCTTGCTCCCCCGGTTGCTGCTGGGGCTGCTTTGGCCTTGA
- a CDS encoding ferredoxin family protein, with amino-acid sequence MTYVITEPCIGTKDRACVEVCPVDCIHPRAENDQGEIMLYINPDECIDCGACEPVCPVTAIFAENDVPEQWKEYTEMNADYFRLSKEEFAEKWGREP; translated from the coding sequence ATGACCTACGTGATCACGGAACCGTGCATCGGCACCAAGGACCGGGCCTGCGTCGAGGTGTGCCCCGTGGACTGCATCCACCCGCGGGCCGAGAACGACCAAGGCGAGATCATGCTGTACATCAACCCCGACGAGTGCATCGACTGCGGGGCCTGCGAGCCGGTGTGCCCGGTGACGGCGATCTTCGCGGAGAACGACGTACCCGAGCAGTGGAAGGAGTATACGGAGATGAACGCCGACTACTTCAGGCTCAGCAAGGAGGAGTTCGCAGAAAAGTGGGGCCGCGAACCGTGA
- a CDS encoding helix-turn-helix transcriptional regulator, translating to MGTQADDRQREGARAFGNYIRSLRRNFYGRGRGMSLRQLSVETGIPPSVLSRGERGLQDLRRPAYIERLAAALRVPPIVMKRVGSLVTHEDVAYFRVHRAARATTALWARVQAGMERLRQAPPETLEALATYIEFLASRLSRSESKTG from the coding sequence ATGGGAACGCAGGCAGATGATCGGCAGCGGGAGGGGGCCAGGGCCTTCGGGAACTACATCCGATCCCTGCGGCGCAACTTCTACGGCCGCGGTAGGGGCATGAGCCTGAGGCAGCTCAGCGTGGAGACCGGAATCCCCCCCAGCGTGCTGTCGCGCGGCGAGCGCGGTCTGCAGGACCTCCGACGGCCCGCCTACATCGAACGGCTCGCCGCAGCACTGCGCGTGCCGCCCATCGTGATGAAGCGGGTGGGTTCGCTGGTCACGCACGAGGACGTCGCCTACTTCCGCGTGCATCGTGCCGCGCGGGCTACGACGGCGCTGTGGGCGCGCGTGCAGGCGGGTATGGAACGGTTGCGCCAGGCGCCGCCGGAGACGTTGGAAGCGCTGGCCACGTACATCGAGTTTCTGGCAAGCCGCCTGTCGCGTTCGGAGAGCAAGACCGGATAG
- a CDS encoding ABC transporter permease subunit — protein MRTPSAARPRQRGLHAARTVAAKEVTDVVRDRRALILGVVLPALVVPAISLVLPILTARRAAEPAAVAVVGAERAPELIETARSAGLVRVVPVADPDLALQQGQVAAILEIPTDFARRLRAGQAYVVLRYNAAEQAGEEARAKVLQAVARHSVDIIDQRLRERGLDRRLLTPIEVREELVAAQQRGNLFVAILLPLIVALWAFGGGLHVAADLGAGEKERGTLEGLLVAPVDRWALAAGKVAAATAMAWVSVAVAATSQYLVLAFGPASVADLFGRPSLTAPLLAVLAGVGGLLAVAFAAVLLCVSLFARSMREANQYAMPLMLLVMLSAFATPALEDWARTTAAAYAVPVVNAVLVLRAALAGRYDLGALALTSASLAACAALGVAVAAWLVSRESVVLRS, from the coding sequence ATGCGGACCCCTAGTGCGGCGCGTCCTCGCCAGCGTGGATTGCACGCGGCACGGACCGTTGCGGCCAAGGAGGTCACCGACGTCGTCAGGGACCGGCGCGCACTGATCCTGGGAGTCGTGCTGCCGGCCCTGGTGGTGCCGGCGATCTCCCTGGTCCTGCCGATACTGACCGCGCGGCGTGCTGCCGAGCCTGCGGCCGTAGCCGTCGTCGGAGCCGAGCGTGCCCCTGAGCTGATCGAGACCGCCCGCTCGGCCGGTCTCGTCCGCGTCGTCCCCGTCGCCGATCCCGACCTGGCGCTGCAACAGGGGCAGGTCGCCGCCATCCTGGAAATCCCCACCGACTTCGCACGGCGGCTTCGGGCCGGGCAGGCGTACGTCGTGCTGCGCTACAACGCCGCCGAGCAGGCCGGCGAAGAGGCACGGGCCAAGGTCCTGCAAGCGGTCGCCAGACACTCGGTGGACATCATCGATCAGCGGCTGCGCGAGCGGGGCCTGGACCGCCGCCTGCTCACCCCGATCGAGGTCCGCGAGGAGTTGGTTGCGGCGCAGCAACGGGGCAACCTGTTTGTGGCCATCCTCCTGCCCCTGATCGTCGCGCTGTGGGCGTTCGGAGGTGGCCTGCATGTCGCTGCGGATCTCGGCGCCGGGGAGAAGGAAAGGGGCACGCTCGAAGGGTTGCTCGTCGCACCCGTGGACCGTTGGGCGCTGGCAGCGGGCAAGGTGGCCGCAGCGACCGCGATGGCGTGGGTGAGCGTCGCCGTCGCGGCGACGTCGCAGTACCTAGTCTTGGCCTTCGGCCCGGCGTCCGTCGCCGACCTGTTCGGCCGTCCCTCCTTGACCGCGCCGCTGTTGGCCGTGCTGGCGGGCGTGGGTGGGTTGCTCGCGGTGGCCTTCGCGGCGGTGCTGCTGTGCGTCAGCCTGTTTGCCCGCTCCATGCGGGAGGCCAACCAGTACGCGATGCCCCTGATGCTGCTCGTGATGCTCTCCGCCTTCGCCACCCCCGCCCTGGAGGACTGGGCGCGCACCACCGCAGCCGCTTACGCCGTGCCCGTGGTGAACGCGGTGCTGGTCCTGCGGGCGGCTCTGGCGGGCCGCTACGACCTGGGCGCGCTGGCGCTGACCTCGGCCAGCCTGGCCGCCTGCGCCGCGCTCGGGGTCGCCGTGGCCGCCTGGCTGGTTTCGCGCGAGTCGGTGGTCCTGCGCAGCTGA
- a CDS encoding ABC transporter ATP-binding protein has product MRDLHKRFGTLAALRGLSFEALPGEVLGLLGPNGAGKTTTMRILATLLRPTAGRAEVCGYDVVRDPHRVRSAIGLLPENAGLYGRLTAREVLRYHGALYGLPDRTLRDRVDRLVELLDLAGFIDRRTESFSKGMRQRVCLARALVHDPDVLILDEPTAGLDVTAARAVRDAIRRLAAEGRCVVVSTHLMVEAERLCDRVAIVQEGRIRAVGTLDDLQSAADTGLEDVFLRLTQRSPEGHRHADP; this is encoded by the coding sequence GTGCGCGATCTGCACAAGCGCTTCGGTACCCTCGCGGCCCTACGGGGGCTGTCGTTCGAGGCGCTGCCCGGAGAGGTCCTCGGGCTGCTGGGGCCCAACGGCGCGGGCAAGACGACCACCATGCGCATCCTCGCGACCTTGCTGCGGCCTACGGCCGGGCGGGCGGAGGTGTGCGGCTACGACGTGGTGCGCGACCCGCACAGGGTGCGCAGCGCGATCGGACTGCTGCCGGAGAATGCCGGGCTGTACGGCCGTCTGACGGCGCGCGAGGTCCTCCGCTACCACGGCGCGCTGTACGGCCTGCCGGATCGGACGCTGCGTGACCGTGTGGACCGCCTGGTCGAACTGCTCGATCTCGCAGGGTTCATCGACCGCCGCACGGAGTCGTTCTCCAAGGGGATGAGACAGAGGGTGTGCCTGGCGCGCGCGCTGGTCCACGACCCGGACGTGCTGATCCTGGACGAGCCCACCGCCGGCCTGGACGTCACGGCCGCCCGCGCGGTTCGGGATGCGATCCGCCGCCTGGCCGCCGAGGGCCGCTGCGTGGTCGTGAGCACGCACCTGATGGTCGAGGCCGAGAGGCTGTGCGATCGCGTCGCGATCGTCCAAGAGGGCCGTATCCGCGCCGTGGGCACCCTCGACGATCTGCAGTCGGCTGCGGACACGGGTCTGGAGGACGTCTTCTTGCGGCTCACGCAGCGGTCCCCGGAGGGACATCGGCATGCGGACCCCTAG
- the mutY gene encoding A/G-specific adenine glycosylase has product MRAFSRTLLDWWGVRARDLPWRRRQDPYAVWVSEVMLQQTRAAVAVSYYRRFLRAFPTVQALAVARLDEVLRCWQGLGYYARARNLHAAARQVVREGFPSDASGWQRLPGVGPYTAAAIASIVGGEECVALDGNLLRVGARLFGIRLALDDRRARFEIARRFRSLLPRGRAAELNQALMDLGSTICVPRRPRCEDCPVCRFCAARAAGIQDRVPVRRRRHVRPTRRFVAAVITDRRGRVLLVRRPPRGIWGGLWTLPFVEARSWRDARSGLSRDLGGRMRRQGRFQTEVGHAFTHFSAVCRAVAVTADFPEGTAAHLRWVRPERPGVPMPPAHRKILRSYAAASGLRASV; this is encoded by the coding sequence GTGCGCGCCTTCAGCCGTACCCTGCTGGACTGGTGGGGTGTCCGTGCGCGGGACCTGCCGTGGCGCAGGAGGCAAGACCCGTACGCCGTCTGGGTCTCGGAGGTGATGCTGCAGCAGACGCGGGCTGCCGTCGCGGTCTCCTACTATCGCCGCTTCCTGAGGGCGTTTCCGACCGTGCAGGCCCTGGCGGTGGCGCGGCTGGACGAGGTCTTAAGGTGCTGGCAAGGACTGGGATATTACGCGCGCGCTCGCAACCTCCACGCGGCGGCCCGGCAGGTGGTTCGCGAGGGGTTTCCCTCCGACGCCTCCGGCTGGCAGCGTCTGCCAGGGGTGGGTCCGTACACGGCTGCAGCCATCGCCAGCATCGTCGGGGGCGAAGAATGCGTGGCGCTGGACGGCAATCTGCTCCGCGTCGGAGCGCGGCTGTTCGGAATCCGGCTGGCGCTGGACGACCGCCGCGCCCGGTTCGAGATCGCGCGGAGGTTCCGCAGCTTGCTTCCGCGGGGCCGCGCCGCCGAGCTTAACCAGGCACTGATGGATCTGGGCTCGACGATCTGCGTCCCCAGGAGGCCACGCTGCGAAGACTGCCCCGTCTGCCGTTTCTGCGCGGCCCGCGCCGCCGGCATCCAGGACCGCGTGCCGGTGCGGCGCCGGCGGCACGTTCGGCCCACCCGCCGCTTCGTAGCGGCGGTGATCACGGACCGCCGTGGGCGGGTGCTGCTGGTGCGCCGGCCCCCAAGGGGCATCTGGGGCGGCCTGTGGACCCTGCCGTTCGTTGAAGCCCGGTCTTGGCGCGACGCGCGGTCCGGCCTATCCAGGGACCTGGGTGGGCGGATGCGCCGCCAGGGGCGCTTCCAGACGGAAGTCGGACACGCGTTCACGCATTTTTCTGCCGTCTGCCGCGCCGTCGCGGTGACCGCAGACTTCCCCGAGGGTACCGCTGCTCACCTCCGGTGGGTGCGACCGGAACGGCCGGGCGTGCCGATGCCGCCCGCGCACCGGAAGATCCTTCGGTCGTACGCGGCCGCCTCCGGGCTACGGGCCTCCGTCTAG
- the ftsZ gene encoding cell division protein FtsZ, which translates to MANLDRDLRRFASIKVVGVGGGGSNAVNRMISAGLRGVEFIAINTDIQALALSQAERKIHIGAKLTRGLGAGGDPQIGRQAAEETRDELADTLEGADMVFVTAGMGGGTGTGGAPVVARIARELGALVIGVVTKPFAFEGRRRAATAEDGIRELKEQVNTLITIPNDRLLNIIDAKVSMIEAFRVADDVLRQGVQGIADLITVPGLINLDFADVRAVMAEAGSALIGIGVASGEDRAVRAARTAISSPLLETSMEGARGVLLNVTGGVDLGLMEVNDAARIIAEAADPDANIIFGAVIDDGMSDDVRITVIATGFEAARAGKVVDGEAAAVAPTRVPPAPGPADDQPRMLIDDLDIPAFLRKR; encoded by the coding sequence ATGGCCAATCTCGACCGCGACCTGCGCCGGTTCGCCTCCATCAAGGTCGTCGGGGTCGGTGGGGGCGGCAGCAACGCCGTCAACCGGATGATCAGCGCGGGGCTGCGCGGGGTGGAGTTCATCGCCATCAACACCGACATCCAGGCGCTCGCCCTGTCGCAGGCCGAACGGAAGATCCACATCGGCGCTAAGCTTACGCGCGGGCTGGGCGCCGGCGGTGATCCCCAGATCGGACGCCAGGCTGCCGAGGAGACCCGCGACGAGCTGGCCGACACGCTCGAGGGCGCCGACATGGTCTTCGTCACTGCGGGCATGGGGGGCGGGACCGGTACGGGCGGAGCGCCGGTCGTGGCGCGGATCGCCCGAGAACTCGGCGCGCTGGTGATCGGCGTGGTCACCAAGCCGTTTGCGTTCGAGGGGCGGCGCCGGGCCGCGACCGCCGAGGACGGCATCCGCGAACTCAAGGAGCAGGTCAACACGCTGATCACCATCCCCAACGATCGGCTGCTGAACATCATCGACGCGAAGGTGAGCATGATCGAGGCGTTTCGCGTCGCCGACGACGTCCTGCGCCAGGGTGTGCAGGGCATCGCCGACCTCATCACGGTCCCGGGGCTGATCAACTTGGACTTCGCCGACGTGCGCGCGGTGATGGCGGAGGCAGGCTCGGCGCTGATCGGCATCGGGGTGGCCTCCGGCGAGGACCGCGCGGTTCGGGCCGCGCGCACCGCGATCAGCAGCCCGCTGCTGGAGACGTCCATGGAGGGTGCACGCGGCGTGCTCCTCAACGTCACCGGGGGCGTGGACCTGGGTCTCATGGAAGTCAACGACGCGGCCAGGATCATCGCCGAAGCCGCCGACCCCGACGCGAACATCATCTTCGGTGCGGTGATCGACGACGGCATGTCCGACGACGTGCGCATCACCGTCATCGCGACCGGCTTCGAAGCCGCCCGGGCCGGGAAGGTGGTCGATGGAGAGGCGGCCGCCGTCGCGCCGACGCGCGTCCCCCCCGCTCCGGGACCGGCCGATGACCAGCCGCGCATGTTGATCGACGACTTGGACATCCCCGCGTTCTTGCGCAAGCGGTAG
- a CDS encoding adenosylcobalamin-dependent ribonucleoside-diphosphate reductase: MQPTTQDKPTLFEQTLRYFDGDELRARVFCDKYALRDLDGNVVERTPPEMWARVAREIASVEPTDAARAEWEERFYWLLSDFRMIPGGRILFAAGNPRRVTAANCYVIPIHGDSLEDIFEWCKQAARTYSFGGGVGGDISVLRPRGTPVNNAAITSTGAVSFMELMSTTTGTIGQAGRRGALMITIANDHPDVLEFTRVKRNLDKVRYANISVRVFDEFMRAVERDGDYELRYETDKVRLRRTIRARDLWKELIAGARDHAEPGVIFWDTIKRWSTSEYNGMGVITTNPCSEIPLEPYGNCNLSNVNLARFVLDAFTDRARVDWQDLERALRYTVRFLDNVLDYNADKHPLPEQREASLRSRRIGVGFTGLGDMLVKLGLRYDTTAAIEFADTMFERIKNIVYDESVNLAVEKGTFPAFDRDRHLEGAFLQTLHPKVLARIRECGLRNVALLTVPPVGSGAALAGTTSGIEPIFDLSYTRRSESLSQGEFRVWHPLVREYMERFGLQDDTELPETFVTAHRIRPEMRVRMQAAIQKHIDHSISSTVNLPEHATLEDVEQIYFLAWKLGLKGITVYREGSREGVLITEAKTQQQSQGAISVPAAEPARGGLTTRPRPKVTQGRTERIETPRGRAYVTVNEDEYGPCEVFVESLDVEAEAIGRLTSVCLRSGVDPREVIEQLWRVSSREVALDRTADGTVVRVSTIAQAVALALGRALYGDAFRPDKEFPRALSLPPPQPRARQEPLRFHAGPPPDAAAGNGKGEAEVASFAGVCPDCGDTLAYQNGCATCRSCGYSRC, translated from the coding sequence ATGCAGCCGACCACGCAGGACAAACCGACGCTGTTCGAGCAGACCCTCCGCTACTTCGATGGCGACGAGCTGCGCGCGCGTGTGTTTTGTGACAAGTACGCGTTGCGCGATCTTGACGGGAACGTGGTCGAACGCACTCCCCCAGAGATGTGGGCCCGCGTCGCCCGAGAGATCGCTTCGGTCGAGCCCACCGACGCCGCGCGCGCGGAGTGGGAGGAGCGTTTCTACTGGCTGCTCAGCGACTTCCGGATGATCCCCGGCGGGCGCATCCTGTTCGCGGCGGGCAACCCACGGCGCGTGACCGCGGCGAACTGCTACGTCATCCCCATCCACGGCGACTCGCTGGAGGACATCTTCGAGTGGTGCAAGCAGGCCGCCCGCACGTACTCCTTCGGCGGCGGCGTCGGCGGGGACATCAGTGTGCTGCGACCCCGGGGTACGCCCGTCAACAACGCGGCGATCACCAGCACCGGCGCGGTTTCGTTCATGGAGCTGATGAGTACGACCACGGGCACGATCGGACAGGCGGGCCGTCGCGGTGCGCTGATGATTACGATCGCCAACGACCACCCCGACGTGCTGGAGTTCACCCGCGTCAAGCGCAACCTGGACAAGGTGCGGTACGCGAACATCAGCGTGCGGGTCTTCGACGAGTTCATGCGGGCGGTCGAGCGCGACGGCGACTACGAGCTGCGGTACGAGACCGACAAGGTCCGCCTGCGCCGGACCATCCGGGCCCGCGACCTCTGGAAGGAGCTGATCGCCGGGGCCCGCGACCATGCCGAACCGGGCGTGATCTTCTGGGACACGATCAAGCGCTGGTCAACCTCCGAGTACAACGGCATGGGCGTCATCACGACGAATCCGTGCTCGGAAATCCCGCTGGAGCCGTACGGGAACTGCAACCTGTCCAACGTCAACCTGGCGCGGTTCGTGCTGGACGCGTTCACCGACCGTGCACGCGTGGACTGGCAGGACCTGGAGCGTGCGCTGCGCTACACGGTGCGCTTTCTGGACAACGTCCTCGACTACAACGCCGACAAGCACCCGCTTCCCGAGCAGCGTGAGGCCAGCCTGCGGAGCCGGCGCATCGGTGTCGGCTTCACCGGATTGGGCGATATGCTCGTCAAACTCGGGCTGCGCTACGACACGACGGCGGCGATCGAGTTCGCCGACACGATGTTCGAGCGCATCAAGAACATCGTGTACGACGAATCGGTCAACCTGGCGGTGGAGAAGGGCACGTTTCCGGCCTTCGACCGCGACCGGCACCTGGAGGGTGCGTTCCTGCAGACGCTGCACCCCAAAGTGCTGGCCCGGATCCGGGAGTGCGGATTGCGCAACGTGGCGCTGCTCACCGTCCCGCCGGTGGGCAGCGGAGCGGCCCTGGCGGGGACGACGAGCGGCATCGAGCCCATCTTCGACCTCAGCTACACGCGTCGGTCGGAGTCGCTGTCGCAGGGGGAGTTCCGGGTGTGGCATCCGCTGGTGCGGGAGTACATGGAGCGGTTCGGGCTCCAAGACGACACCGAACTGCCCGAGACGTTCGTCACCGCCCACCGCATCCGTCCGGAGATGCGCGTCCGCATGCAGGCGGCGATCCAAAAGCACATCGACCACAGCATCAGCAGCACCGTGAACCTGCCGGAGCACGCGACGCTGGAGGACGTCGAGCAGATCTACTTTTTGGCGTGGAAGCTGGGGTTGAAGGGAATCACCGTGTACCGCGAGGGGAGTCGCGAGGGGGTCTTGATCACCGAAGCGAAGACGCAGCAGCAGTCGCAGGGTGCGATCTCTGTGCCCGCCGCCGAGCCGGCGCGTGGTGGGCTGACCACGCGCCCACGCCCCAAGGTCACGCAGGGTCGGACGGAGCGGATCGAGACCCCCCGCGGCCGTGCCTACGTCACGGTCAACGAGGACGAGTACGGCCCGTGCGAGGTGTTCGTAGAGTCGCTCGACGTCGAGGCGGAGGCCATCGGGCGTCTGACCTCGGTGTGCCTGCGCAGCGGCGTAGACCCCCGCGAGGTCATCGAGCAGCTGTGGCGGGTGTCATCGCGCGAGGTGGCGCTGGACCGCACCGCCGACGGTACGGTTGTGCGCGTGAGCACCATCGCCCAGGCCGTGGCGCTGGCTCTGGGTCGAGCCCTGTATGGGGACGCCTTCCGGCCGGACAAGGAGTTCCCCCGCGCGCTCTCCCTGCCCCCGCCGCAGCCTCGGGCCCGCCAGGAACCCCTGCGCTTCCACGCAGGCCCACCCCCGGATGCGGCGGCCGGCAACGGCAAGGGTGAGGCCGAGGTGGCCTCCTTCGCGGGGGTGTGCCCGGACTGCGGAGACACCTTGGCCTACCAGAACGGTTGCGCGACGTGCCGGTCGTGCGGCTACTCGCGCTGCTAG
- the ftsA gene encoding cell division protein FtsA codes for MTKRNALVGLDIGTTKVCAIVAEADSDGEVHIAGVGTVPSLGLRRGVVTDLDATTRAIEEAVERAERMSGYQARSAYVAVSGEHIASQNSRGVVAVSRSDREIAPADVERVIEAARIAAIPASDREIIHMLPRDFVVDGQGGVRNPVGMYGTRLEVEAHIVTGASTLLANLVKCVHRAGLEVEEMVLEPLASAEAVLSAAERDLGVVLCDIGGGTTSIGVFSGGGLVHTVVLPLGGNHITHDIAFGLRTAVGEAEKLKVRYGAAASYMAAEGELIEVLMVGGQEPKVLPRRHLCEIVQPRVEEILAMVQLHVGRPEFARRIPAGVVLTGGTALLRGIAEVAGERLGLPARVGYPVNIAGLTDTVNSPAFATAVGLVVHAASGSGHSRRVRERNGSMDGVWARLRSWVRSALQGE; via the coding sequence GGGGTTGGACATCGGCACCACGAAGGTCTGTGCGATCGTCGCTGAGGCCGACTCCGACGGCGAGGTGCACATCGCCGGGGTGGGCACGGTTCCCTCTTTGGGTCTACGCCGCGGTGTGGTCACCGACCTGGACGCGACGACGCGTGCGATCGAAGAGGCGGTCGAGCGCGCCGAGCGCATGTCGGGCTACCAGGCGCGGTCGGCGTACGTCGCCGTCTCCGGTGAGCACATCGCCTCCCAGAACAGCCGCGGTGTCGTCGCGGTGTCCCGCTCGGACCGCGAGATCGCCCCAGCCGACGTCGAACGAGTCATCGAGGCTGCGCGCATCGCCGCGATCCCCGCGTCCGACCGCGAGATCATCCACATGCTGCCGCGCGACTTCGTCGTCGACGGGCAGGGTGGTGTGCGCAACCCAGTGGGCATGTACGGGACGCGCCTGGAGGTGGAGGCGCACATCGTCACCGGCGCCAGCACGCTGCTGGCCAACCTGGTGAAGTGCGTGCACCGCGCCGGGCTTGAAGTCGAAGAGATGGTCCTGGAGCCCCTGGCCTCGGCCGAAGCCGTGCTGTCGGCTGCCGAGCGGGACCTGGGCGTCGTGCTGTGCGACATCGGCGGCGGAACGACGAGCATCGGCGTCTTCTCCGGCGGCGGCCTGGTACATACCGTTGTGCTGCCGCTGGGGGGCAACCACATCACCCACGACATCGCCTTCGGGTTGCGGACCGCGGTCGGCGAGGCGGAAAAGCTCAAGGTGCGCTACGGTGCGGCTGCCTCGTACATGGCGGCCGAGGGCGAACTGATCGAAGTTCTGATGGTGGGCGGGCAGGAGCCGAAGGTGCTGCCCCGGCGTCACCTATGCGAGATCGTCCAACCCCGCGTGGAGGAGATTTTGGCGATGGTCCAACTCCACGTCGGCCGGCCGGAGTTCGCACGCCGCATCCCCGCGGGGGTGGTGCTGACCGGCGGGACGGCGTTGCTGCGCGGCATCGCGGAGGTCGCGGGCGAACGGCTGGGGCTGCCGGCGCGCGTCGGCTACCCGGTGAACATCGCGGGATTGACCGACACGGTCAACAGCCCCGCGTTTGCGACCGCGGTCGGGCTGGTCGTCCACGCGGCCAGCGGGTCGGGCCACAGCCGGAGGGTGCGCGAGCGCAACGGTTCGATGGACGGAGTCTGGGCGCGGCTGCGATCGTGGGTCCGCAGCGCGCTCCAAGGAGAGTGA
- the nrdR gene encoding transcriptional regulator NrdR, with protein sequence MRCPYCGSEDSRVLDSRPVEGGSSIRRRRECVSCARRFTTYERVDVAPLAVLKRDGRREPFDRNKILAGLMRARGKRPIATETLEELAAEVERTIRHRGEAEVSSALIGELVMDRLRLVDDVAFVRFASEYRRFADADSIVEEVERLRARREREERLRRQVPLLPLAEAKAKINGRH encoded by the coding sequence ATGCGCTGCCCGTACTGCGGAAGTGAGGACAGCCGGGTCCTGGACTCCCGGCCGGTCGAAGGCGGCAGCTCGATCCGCCGCCGCCGTGAGTGTGTGTCGTGCGCCAGGCGGTTTACGACCTACGAGCGCGTGGACGTGGCGCCCCTCGCGGTTCTCAAGCGGGACGGTCGTCGCGAACCCTTCGACCGCAACAAGATCCTGGCCGGCCTGATGCGGGCACGGGGCAAACGCCCCATCGCCACCGAGACGCTGGAGGAACTGGCGGCCGAGGTGGAGCGCACGATCCGCCACCGGGGGGAGGCCGAAGTGTCGTCGGCGCTGATCGGCGAGCTGGTGATGGACAGACTGCGGCTGGTCGACGACGTCGCCTTCGTGCGGTTCGCCTCGGAGTACCGGCGCTTCGCAGACGCCGACAGCATCGTCGAGGAGGTCGAGCGGTTGCGTGCGCGCAGGGAACGCGAGGAGCGGCTGCGGCGCCAGGTGCCGCTGCTGCCGCTGGCTGAGGCGAAGGCCAAGATCAACGGGCGCCACTAG